TTTCAGTTGTTTATCAAATAATCTTAAGATATCTTCAAGCAAATTTTTAAAGTTAATCCGCTCATCCTCAAATTTTACTCCTGATTCAATTTTGGATAAAATTAAAAGGTCACTTATTATGTGAATGAGTCGCTCCGTGTTCCTTTTCAATGGGGAAATATAATTTAAAATCTCCTTTAATTTCCCTTTTTTACTTTTGTAGTTTTTGATTTCATCTTCAATCGTTTCAATATAACCTTTTATATTTGAAAGAGGTGTTTTCAGTTCGTGTGATATGTTATCAATAAGCTCACGCTTTATGTTGGCAAGCTCTCTCTGGAGGGAAATATCCGAAAGTAGCAATATAATGTCGCCTGAGTTAGTTTTGGAAGCACTAGCATAGTAAATTTTCTCTGAAACTTCAATTTCATTAGTTATTTTATCGCCAACTTTTAAATTATATACCGTCTCTTTTATAAATTCATTTAATTCAAAATCGCGAATAACTTCCCAATAAAGTTTTCCTATAACCTCCTCAGCTGTTTTCCACTTTGAACAAATCTCTTTAAATTTCCGATTAACATTTTTTATCTTGCCATTTTCATCAAATATAACTATTGCATCATTAGACAGGGCAAGGAGAACATCAATGTAAAAATTTAGGTTTTCAACCTCATTTTCCAAATTTTCGTAATATCTGTAAATTGTCCGAAGTCCTTCTTTAATATCATCTAAAGAAGTAAAATCACTTTTCGCTCCAATTTTTTTATTGTAAAACTTTGCAAAATTTGCTTTAATTTCAACTATTGGTTTTAAAAATCTCTTCCATAAGGATATTAGAAAAAAGATAGCAAGAGCTAATCCAATAAACGGTTTAAAAATTAATGCAATGGTAACGAGAACAAAAAGGAAAACCGTTTGCAAAAATTCCCTCATTTTTCATCGGGCATTTCAATTTTATAACCGACACCACGAACACTTTTAATAAATTTACCAGCTTCCCCCAGCTTATCCCTTAATTTCTTTATATGAACATCAATAGTTCTATCAAAGACATCCTTTTCCCCACCCCAAATCGCTGAGATTAATTGTTCCCTTGAAAAAACCCATCCGGGTTTTGATGCAAGTTTTGTCAAAATTTTAAACTCCGTCAAAGTTAGATCAACTTTTTTGTCCTTTACGAAAACTTCCATTTTGTTCTGGTCAATTCGCAAATTACCAATAATGATACTGCTACTCCCACTTTCAGCATGCTCCAAAAGTGATGCTCTTCTCAAAATCGCCTTAATACGAGCGATCAATTCCCTAGGTGAAAATGGCTTTGTTACATAATCATCTGCCCCAAGTTCAAGACCAACAATTTTGTCAGGTTCCTCGGTCTTAGCGGTTAAAATTATAATTGGGATATTTCTCGTTTTTGGGTTATTTCTCAAACTTTTACAAACTTCAAGCCCATCAATATCTGGAAGCATCAGATCAAGAATTACAAAGTCAGGAATATCTGTTCCGAGATACTTTAAAAAGCTTTCAGCATTTGAAAATTTTCTCGCTTTGAAGCCAGCTTTTTGCACATGGAGAGAAATTAGTTCAAGAATATCTTGATCATCCTCAATTATTGCGATTGTTTTACTTTTCATTTTTGCTTTAACTTAAATTTTTTATCATAATTCAAAACATTATACTTTTGCAAAATTTCAATCACCTTTTGGATTGGTATGGCTTCAACTTTTCGTCCCATGTATCCGCTTATAGTTTTTGCTTTAAAAAGGGAGTTATAAATCGCCTCTTCAGTAGCTTCAACAACCGCTTGAAAAAGCGGTGATAAAGCTGAATTAGGTAGGACTTTTATAGTTTGTGGCGTGTAAATGTCATCAGATTGTTTTATTCTGCAATCTTGGTTGACAGAGAAAGCTATCACATAATCACCACTGCCATTTGTTGAAGGTGAGCCAGTTCTTGCTAAGCCAAGCATCGCCCTTTTTGCAAGCCGTTTTAATTGACTTGGCATAAGTGGAGCATCCGTCGCAACAACAATTATGATTGAACCATCTGCCTTTTCAAGTTCATCTTTGAGATAAAATCTTCCAAGCTCAAGCCCAACTGGTGCTCCATTAATAGTTAAAATGCCACCAAAATTTGTTTGAACCAAGACACCAACAGTCCAACCACCAAGATTTTTAGGTAAAACTCTTGAAGCTGTCCCTATACCACCCTTCCACCCAAAAGCAATAGTTCCAGTTCCAGCTCCAACCGAACCTTCTTCAACCTCGCCTGTTCTTGCAGTGCTGATTGCTTCAAAAACATCTTGATATGTTATAACTCTTTCCTGTATTTTGTTCAAATAACCATCGTTTGTCTCGCCAACTACTGGATTTATTGAACGAATATCTTTTCCAGATCTTTCAAGCGTATATTGAATTAATGCGTCTGCAACGATTGGTACAGCAAGAGTATTCGTAAGAGCGATCGGTGTTTCAAGCTCGCCGAGTTCCTCAATTTGTGTTGAGCCGAAAAATTTACCAAAGGCGTTGCCCGCGTAAAAAGCGCATGGAACTTTCTCTCTGAAAATGTCTCCATCATGCGGAATTATAACCGTCACACCTGTCCTTATGCTATCTCCAAGAATAATTGTTTTATGACCAACTTTTATACCTTTGACATCAGTTATTGCGTTAAATTTCCCAGGTGGTAAGACACCAACTACTAATCCAAGTTCCCTTGCTCTGTATCTTTTTTCGTCTTTAACTTCCATTTGACATAATAAAATTTGTTGAAAAATTATCAAAAACATCAAAAACCACATAATTACTCTCCCCATTTCTTGTAAAGATTATGTTCAACTTTAAAAAGCGACAAAATCTTTCCTGCGATGAAATCCGCCAAATCATCAAAATTTTTAGGTTTGTGATAAAAAGCTGGGGATGCAGGTAAAATCTTTGCCCCCGCTTGTACAAGCATCAACATATTTTGAATGTGAATTAAATTTAACGGCGTCTCCCTGAAAACAAGTACAAGAAGACGATTCTCCTTCAAACAAACATCCGCTGAACGCTCAATTAAATTTGAAGATGTTCCACTTGCAATTCCGGAAAGCGTTTTAACTGAACAAGGCACAACAACCATACCGTCAGATTCAAATGAACCACTTGAAATTCTCGCTGTCATATCCTTGTGACTATACTTTACTATAGAACCTCTCAAAACTTCCTTACCATAAATTGATTCAAAAACTGACATCGGATCATTTAGCTTCAAATCAACGCCACATTCATCCTTTAAAACAAAATTACCATAATCAGAGACAATAAGGTGCACTTCAAATCCATAAATTAAAAAAGCCCTTATGGTTCTCAATGCGTAAATCCCTCCACTTGCCCCAGTCACACCTATTATAACTCTTCTATTGTTTTCCATTTAAAACTATCCTTAACTTTTTTATTTAAGAACCGTTCAACTATGAACAACAACATTATAAACCAAAATATATTTGGATATAAATTGCCCCTGAAAAAACTGTAAAACCACTTTTCAAGCATAATAGCTAAAATCGTAAAAGGTAAAGTTAAAAGATTGGCGTAAATTTTCTCGCTTGACGAAATCTTATCAATCGGTTTACTAAATGGAGGTGCGTTTGAGATCAACATGGTGATATTGGAAAATATCTTCACAAATAAAACAGTTATCAATAAGTGCGTGAGGATAATTTCTATTTCACTTACCAAAATTAAGTATACAAAACAAAAGATGACAATAAGTGGGAAAAGAGTGTGAAACCATAAAACTTTTTCCAAAGCGTTCATGGACATTTTAAGTTGATCTCGCTCAATAAAATTATAAATCCAACTTGCTTTAAAATCCCTGTGATTTATAAATGTCGTTACTCCAACCGATGCTGTGAAAATAAGTGTTAATAGCATTATTACATTAGCTCGGGATGTTGGTTTCACAATTGGATTATCAATCTCGTTAAATGTTAAAATATAAATAGCAATAGCAACGGATATCGTAAATGCAGTTAAAATTTTTATCCTAACGCTTCTATCCCGTTTTAAATAAGCATAAATTAACCCGTAAAAAGCGACCTCAATTTCATTTTTAAAAAGAACACTTTTTGATATTTTAAAAAGCGCTGGAATAAATTTTCGTGTTTTTTTCCTTTTGTATTTTTGCTCAAGCATATCCAGCAAGTTTTTGATGCCCATGAAAGATATATTCAAAAAAGCAAGCAAGATTGAAATAAACAATGCAAGTAAAGTTTCAAAAACTTTAAAACTACCGTCAATCCCAGAAAAGAATGCGAAGATTTTTGAGAAAATAACCGGTGGAGTGTGAGAAAAAAATGTATCACCAACAAATTTATCAAATAAGTTTATTGTGGAAGTTGAACTTAATAAGTATCTATTTAAAACTTGGTAAACAAAAAATGTCAAGAAAACAACTAAAATTTGAAAGGGCAAAATGAAGCGATTCAAATCTTTGCTTCCTAATCTCATCAAAAATATAAAAAGAATAACGATATTTGAGATTGAAATTGCGAATAAAAAAGAGGTGATCAAGTAGGAAATGAAAATTAAGATTCCCCTTCCCCACGATAGCCCATAAACAAGCGAAGAGAAAAAAAACAAAACCAATCCAGGCGCTATATTGAAGGATGAACTCAGCAAAAGTATATAAAACAAAAAGTTAAGAAACTTTGCGATCTTATAACTATTGGAATTTATTGGCAGAAAGGAAAATAACTCTATTTCCGTTTGGTTTATAATTAATGTTTCAAATTCAGTTAAAACAGAAAGGAATATAAGGAAAAATTCAAGTGATAAAATAATTAAAACAAAATCAAGGGCGAAACTTTTAAAACTTGTATCCTGTGACTCTGAAAACGCAACCGACAAACTTAAAAATAAAAACCACAAAAAATTTACTGTAAGGATTGAATAAATCCTCTTATATTTGACTTTCCCACTTCTAACTGCTCTAA
The genomic region above belongs to Candidatus Thermokryptus mobilis and contains:
- a CDS encoding UbiX family flavin prenyltransferase, with product MENNRRVIIGVTGASGGIYALRTIRAFLIYGFEVHLIVSDYGNFVLKDECGVDLKLNDPMSVFESIYGKEVLRGSIVKYSHKDMTARISSGSFESDGMVVVPCSVKTLSGIASGTSSNLIERSADVCLKENRLLVLVFRETPLNLIHIQNMLMLVQAGAKILPASPAFYHKPKNFDDLADFIAGKILSLFKVEHNLYKKWGE
- a CDS encoding ATP-binding protein yields the protein MREFLQTVFLFVLVTIALIFKPFIGLALAIFFLISLWKRFLKPIVEIKANFAKFYNKKIGAKSDFTSLDDIKEGLRTIYRYYENLENEVENLNFYIDVLLALSNDAIVIFDENGKIKNVNRKFKEICSKWKTAEEVIGKLYWEVIRDFELNEFIKETVYNLKVGDKITNEIEVSEKIYYASASKTNSGDIILLLSDISLQRELANIKRELIDNISHELKTPLSNIKGYIETIEDEIKNYKSKKGKLKEILNYISPLKRNTERLIHIISDLLILSKIESGVKFEDERINFKNLLEDILRLFDKQLKDKGLSCKVDISNKLPEFWGDKFKLEQMLSNLIDNAIKYTEKGGIKIKIDSVGKDKIKITVEDTGIGIPKEHIPRIFERFYVVDKSRSRQLGGTGLGLSIVKHVVLSYNGEIKVESKVGVGTRFEIILPVRKKE
- a CDS encoding response regulator; its protein translation is MKSKTIAIIEDDQDILELISLHVQKAGFKARKFSNAESFLKYLGTDIPDFVILDLMLPDIDGLEVCKSLRNNPKTRNIPIIILTAKTEEPDKIVGLELGADDYVTKPFSPRELIARIKAILRRASLLEHAESGSSSIIIGNLRIDQNKMEVFVKDKKVDLTLTEFKILTKLASKPGWVFSREQLISAIWGGEKDVFDRTIDVHIKKLRDKLGEAGKFIKSVRGVGYKIEMPDEK
- a CDS encoding DmpA family aminopeptidase; translation: MFLIIFQQILLCQMEVKDEKRYRARELGLVVGVLPPGKFNAITDVKGIKVGHKTIILGDSIRTGVTVIIPHDGDIFREKVPCAFYAGNAFGKFFGSTQIEELGELETPIALTNTLAVPIVADALIQYTLERSGKDIRSINPVVGETNDGYLNKIQERVITYQDVFEAISTARTGEVEEGSVGAGTGTIAFGWKGGIGTASRVLPKNLGGWTVGVLVQTNFGGILTINGAPVGLELGRFYLKDELEKADGSIIIVVATDAPLMPSQLKRLAKRAMLGLARTGSPSTNGSGDYVIAFSVNQDCRIKQSDDIYTPQTIKVLPNSALSPLFQAVVEATEEAIYNSLFKAKTISGYMGRKVEAIPIQKVIEILQKYNVLNYDKKFKLKQK